The genomic window GACGCCGAGCCGTGCCACATCGCAGAATTGGAGGGCGAGGGAGCAGGCGCTGCAGACGGAACGGAGACGGGAGCCCTTGGCGAACGCGATTGCCTGGGCTGCGGCGATGGAAGCACGGATCGAGGAGAAGGAGCCCGGTCCCACACCGACGATCACGGTCTCGATCCGGAGCGAGGGAAGCGTCAACTCTCGCAGGGAAGAAAAAAGAGCGGCGGAATGGCGAGCACCGGCAAATTCCCGGGTCTCGACGAGTCGCCCCGGCTCCCCGATCGCCAAGCTGCCCAGGGACGAGGACGTTTCCAGGGCGAGAATCATGGGAGCGCAAGATCGGATGCGGGTCTTCGTCCGAGCGAGTCCTTACCCCGCCTTTCGGCGGATCATCCGCTCATTTTCCGAAAGAAGCAAGAGCTCCCATCGCTCGGTTTGCGGGGGAAGCAGCTCTTCCATCTTCTCGGGCCACTCGATCACGACGACCGCCGGCTCGTTCCAGAACTCCTCGAGATGAAGCGCCTCCGCCTCCTGGGGCCCCTCCAGCCGGTAGAGGTCGACGTGAACAAGGGGAAGCCGCCCGCTTCGATATTCCTGCACCAGCGTGAAGGTCGGGCTGGTTACCGGCTCCCGGGCGCCGATCCCGTGAGCGAGGCCGCGCGCGAGGGTCGACTTGCCGGCTCCCAGCTCGCCGTAGAGGGCGAAGACGGAGCGAGGAGAGGCTCCCTCCCCGAGGCGGCGGCCGAAGCGCTCGGTTTCTTCAGGGGAGGCGGAAATGATCGAACCCATAGGCGGTGGATCTCTTCCTGGAGATGGCGGAGGAGGGGTGGAGGCAGGCACCGATCCGGGTCAATCGCGTGGAGAACGGCCACTCCTGGAGAAGGGCACTCTCGCGATCCGGTTCCACGGTGAAGAGAAGCTCGTAGTCCTCTCCATCGCAGAGCGCCTGCTGGAGTGAGCAGCCTCGGCGTCGAGGGACACGGTTCTCGTCCAGGGACCAGTCGACCTCGGAAGCCTGGGCGAGCCGTGGCAGGTCGGAGGCCAGTCCGTCGCTGATGTCCATGAGGGAGCTGGCCCAACGGCCTTGGGCAAGCCATTGTCCTTCGGCCAGACGTGGCCGGAATCGAAGGTGACGACCGCTCCCCAGGCTGCCGCCGAGGCTTCCGGTCACATAGAGCCCCGCCCCTGGCTCGGCTCCCGAACGCAGGACCGGAGGATAACCTGGAGTCTCCCCGATCAGCGCAACCGTGAGAACGATCTGGCGGCTCCGGCTGAGCTCCCCACCAACCAGATCCACGGCGAACCGCCGGGCTAAGCTCTCGATGCCTCGATAGATCTCCTGGACGAGAGCGGGGGCGGCCGTAGGCGGCAGGGCGAGCGCGATCAGTGCGTAGAGCGGACATCCCCCCATGGCGGCGATATCGCTGAGCGCCCGTCCGAGCGCCTTGCGCCCGACCAACCGCCATGGGGTTTCCCGAGAGAAGTGAACCCCCTCGACCACCGAGTCGGCCTTGAAGAGCAGGGAGTTGTCCTTTCCCCGCCCTTCGAGAACGGCGCAGTCCTCACCGACCCCCGCCCGCACGCTGGGCCCATGTCGCCAATGCCGGGTCAGCAGGCGAAGCAGCCCCTCTTCACCCAAGGCATCGAGGGAGCGGCAATGGGCAAGCGGCTTTCTCGGGGTCATCGGGCGCGTTCGCAGGCCTCTCTTCACTTCCTCAACCGAATTTCGCCAGGAGCAACAGGCCTGTCGTAAAGCTATTGAACCAGCAGTGAATCGCAATGGAGAGCAGGAGCGATCCCGAAAATTCGTAAGCGATGCCGAGCAGGAGTCCAAAGAGAAAGAGCGGGAGAAAGGTCGGCCAGTTGAAATGGAGAAAGGCGAAGAGGAGAGCGGTTACGATGAGTGCGGATCTACGCGAGAGCCGGTTTTTCAGATAGACGTAGAGGAATCCACGGAAGAGCACCTCCTCCCCCAACGGGGCCAGCACGAGAATGAAGACGAGGAGCAGGGAGAGGGACGGCCAGTTGTGGGTGCGTACAAAGATCTCGACTGCGGGCTGGGGAGGGGCGGGAACTCCGAAGACTTTCCCGAGCAGCTCGCCAAGAGCCGCCACGAGGCGGAGAGGAAGGTCGGCCGCCAGAGCGATCCAGAAACCGGCTCCGAGGCTTTTCCAGACGGGGAGGCGGTTGGTGCCGAAGTAGGCGTCGAAATTGAGCCGGTGAAAGCGGACCAGGAGCAGGACGGCGATGAGGGCGAGAGTCGTGCCTGCCGAGAAGAAAACCCCGGAGATCAGGAACAGGGATACGGTTACGAGCTCGATCGAGGAAAAGGGGATCGTTGGAGCCTGCCCGTAGGGTAGTGCTCCCGCATGGCGGAGCTTACGGAAAGCCAGGCCCAAGGCCGCCGCCGCCGCCGCGCTAGTCAGGAAAAAGCCTGCAACCAGCGCTCCATATTGGTGCAGAAGCTTGGCGGTGACCTCGTTCATTCCCGGCGGCGGCGCAGCTTGAGGTTCCGGAAGCCGATGAGCAATCCGGAAAGAGGAGAGGCCAAGGGCGCAGAGGAGAGCCGCCGGAATCTCACGGGAGGAATCCACCGGATCCAAAGACGGTCGGCGCCAGGTAGTAGAGACGACCGGAGATCAGGGGAAGCCGATCGGAGGAGAGGAGGCTTTTCGCACGAGCTTCGCTCCCGAAAAGGCCTCGGACCAGCGCCGAAAGCCGGAAGGGGGGAGCGTACCGGACGACGCGGGCCGTCTTGACCTTGCCGAGCTCCTTGCATTTGTCAACGGCGTCTTCAAAGTAGCCGAGCTCGTCGATCAACTTGGCCTGCAGGGCCATCGCGCCGGAGAGGATTCTCCCGTCGGCCCAACGGACCTTCAGTTGCTCCAAGTCCAGGTGCCTTTCCTGGGAGACGATGCCGACGAACCGATCGTAACTGGCGTTGATGAGCCCTTGAACGTAGGCCTGCT from Methylacidimicrobium sp. B4 includes these protein-coding regions:
- the tsaB gene encoding tRNA (adenosine(37)-N6)-threonylcarbamoyltransferase complex dimerization subunit type 1 TsaB, coding for MILALETSSSLGSLAIGEPGRLVETREFAGARHSAALFSSLRELTLPSLRIETVIVGVGPGSFSSIRASIAAAQAIAFAKGSRLRSVCSACSLALQFCDVARLGVFSDARRGELYGTLFSFGRLVRSTFVFPKEELAIRVQSLDLAIASEELGPGLHRAFPRAEDFLRIEEESPAFSEEPFPEPLYFRSPLAAPAGSPS
- a CDS encoding thiamine-monophosphate kinase yields the protein MTPRKPLAHCRSLDALGEEGLLRLLTRHWRHGPSVRAGVGEDCAVLEGRGKDNSLLFKADSVVEGVHFSRETPWRLVGRKALGRALSDIAAMGGCPLYALIALALPPTAAPALVQEIYRGIESLARRFAVDLVGGELSRSRQIVLTVALIGETPGYPPVLRSGAEPGAGLYVTGSLGGSLGSGRHLRFRPRLAEGQWLAQGRWASSLMDISDGLASDLPRLAQASEVDWSLDENRVPRRRGCSLQQALCDGEDYELLFTVEPDRESALLQEWPFSTRLTRIGACLHPSSAISRKRSTAYGFDHFRLP
- a CDS encoding CPBP family intramembrane glutamic endopeptidase, with the translated sequence MNEVTAKLLHQYGALVAGFFLTSAAAAAALGLAFRKLRHAGALPYGQAPTIPFSSIELVTVSLFLISGVFFSAGTTLALIAVLLLVRFHRLNFDAYFGTNRLPVWKSLGAGFWIALAADLPLRLVAALGELLGKVFGVPAPPQPAVEIFVRTHNWPSLSLLLVFILVLAPLGEEVLFRGFLYVYLKNRLSRRSALIVTALLFAFLHFNWPTFLPLFLFGLLLGIAYEFSGSLLLSIAIHCWFNSFTTGLLLLAKFG
- the tsaE gene encoding tRNA (adenosine(37)-N6)-threonylcarbamoyltransferase complex ATPase subunit type 1 TsaE, which translates into the protein MGSIISASPEETERFGRRLGEGASPRSVFALYGELGAGKSTLARGLAHGIGAREPVTSPTFTLVQEYRSGRLPLVHVDLYRLEGPQEAEALHLEEFWNEPAVVVIEWPEKMEELLPPQTERWELLLLSENERMIRRKAG